A stretch of Blautia liquoris DNA encodes these proteins:
- a CDS encoding serine hydrolase domain-containing protein, which yields MEKNIPAVSPESVGIPSQAVTDMIEELEKNHVPMHSLMLARHNKLVTSAFWRPFGPGQLHRLFSVSKSFVSIAVGWLEEDGLIRLDDPIAQYFPEYLPENADQWLKAMTIRDMLAMQTCHTATTYKIHPDQNWVESFFVTPPSHCPGTTFNYDTSSPHTLGALVEKLTRMPVLDYLRSKFLDEIGFSPRAYMICDPFGTSMGGSGLMAEPLDLMKFALAVLNKGRAEDGQILIPEKYLNQACSCQSSTQHVRSTIDEGQGYGYQFWMTRHNGFCCNGMGGQFAIFLPKEDIVCVTTADTQEVNAGNQTIFNAFFDHILPALKEMPLAEDKKARDQLEKKIHSLVIRPVNGELRTDCDGFLGKTVYRVTENSKAFQKFFFEFSDSFREGSFHFYRDSSWHVLHFGLGEVREDVFPIYDDRCVTSAAWTSEDSLYLRCSLIGESVGTIHLQFTYKDGWMYLAMRKKEETMFQEFSGYLSAVAEVKRNAS from the coding sequence ATGGAAAAGAATATACCGGCTGTCTCACCGGAATCCGTTGGGATTCCATCCCAGGCAGTTACTGATATGATTGAAGAACTGGAGAAAAATCATGTCCCAATGCATTCACTGATGCTGGCAAGACACAATAAACTGGTGACATCTGCATTCTGGCGGCCATTTGGCCCGGGTCAGCTTCATCGGTTGTTTTCCGTCAGCAAGAGCTTTGTCTCCATCGCAGTGGGATGGCTTGAAGAGGATGGTCTCATCCGTCTGGACGATCCGATTGCACAATACTTTCCAGAATACCTTCCTGAGAATGCAGATCAGTGGCTGAAGGCAATGACGATACGAGACATGCTTGCAATGCAGACCTGCCATACAGCGACAACTTATAAGATCCATCCGGATCAGAACTGGGTGGAAAGTTTCTTTGTGACACCTCCGAGCCATTGTCCCGGAACTACTTTTAATTATGATACGTCTTCGCCACATACACTTGGAGCACTGGTGGAGAAACTTACCAGGATGCCAGTTCTGGATTATCTGAGAAGCAAATTTTTAGATGAGATCGGCTTTTCACCGAGGGCATATATGATTTGCGATCCATTTGGGACATCCATGGGTGGTTCCGGCCTTATGGCAGAGCCACTAGATCTTATGAAATTTGCACTTGCCGTCTTAAATAAAGGCAGAGCAGAAGACGGGCAGATACTGATTCCCGAAAAGTATCTGAATCAGGCTTGTTCCTGCCAGTCATCTACGCAGCATGTGCGTTCTACAATTGACGAAGGGCAAGGCTATGGCTATCAATTCTGGATGACACGCCATAATGGTTTCTGCTGCAATGGCATGGGTGGTCAGTTTGCAATCTTTCTTCCAAAAGAAGATATCGTGTGTGTGACCACTGCCGATACACAGGAGGTAAATGCAGGGAATCAGACGATTTTCAATGCGTTTTTTGATCATATTTTGCCTGCATTAAAAGAGATGCCGCTTGCTGAAGATAAAAAGGCCAGGGATCAGCTTGAAAAGAAGATTCATTCTCTGGTTATACGTCCGGTGAACGGAGAACTTCGGACAGACTGTGATGGATTTTTGGGAAAGACAGTCTATCGGGTGACAGAAAACTCGAAAGCCTTTCAAAAGTTCTTCTTTGAATTCTCGGATTCTTTCCGGGAGGGGAGCTTTCACTTCTACAGGGACAGCAGTTGGCACGTTCTGCACTTTGGACTGGGAGAGGTGAGAGAAGATGTGTTCCCAATTTATGATGACCGATGTGTAACTTCGGCGGCATGGACATCGGAAGATAGCTTATACCTTCGTTGCAGTCTGATCGGCGAGTCTGTCGGAACCATTCATCTCCAGTTTACATACAAGGATGGATGGATGTATCTCGCCATGCGTAAAAAAGAAGAGACTATGTTTCAGGAATTCAGCGGATACTTAAGTGCTGTGGCTGAGGTCAAAAGAAATGCAAGTTAA
- a CDS encoding extracellular solute-binding protein, with protein MKKRIACMALAALMATTMFAGCGKDSNSSSGSSAITAADGDIKKPDKIKVMYNGTVFTKENGQDQFKKRWEELTGIKLEITQPDHDAYYDVLGQTMASGPDNWPDVVLLDPTYYAGYAKEGALWDMTDAWENSELKASGRINNEDLIENLYIDGKLYGFTTGRGNGCVTYVKQKWLDNCNLEVPTTYDEYINMLKAFTEGDPDGNGVDGDTYGLSTAGLIGEEIPYVNYLPEFYQDAYPSFYQKEDGTWVDGFTEDSMKEAIERLRDAYQAGYIDRESLTNGTNDCRTKFYEDKFGVFTYWAGTWATNLKTNLLANNRDDKLVAIPPIKEVGKYLERRPSVFAITAACKNPEGVFKYFIENMLDGGDMQVLWTYGVEGTHWSTKAETVCGNTYEEGQFHMLESMEKPGTQYTKNNIDPMLAIGDFKEKDPGADQIAPEAKESQEMFNDNSKLAPNFFSTDEMGQYNGDLTTLKNTIIANVVTQGSSIDEEYKRFKDEGGAEWSKKIVDSLNKLNK; from the coding sequence ATGAAGAAAAGAATTGCGTGCATGGCATTGGCTGCGCTTATGGCGACCACAATGTTTGCCGGATGTGGAAAAGATTCCAATTCAAGTTCAGGAAGCTCAGCAATTACTGCGGCTGACGGAGATATAAAAAAACCTGACAAGATCAAAGTTATGTATAATGGAACTGTTTTCACGAAGGAAAACGGACAGGATCAGTTCAAAAAGCGCTGGGAGGAATTGACCGGTATAAAATTAGAGATCACTCAGCCGGATCATGATGCTTACTATGATGTTCTGGGGCAGACGATGGCAAGCGGCCCGGACAACTGGCCGGATGTTGTGCTGCTGGATCCGACTTATTACGCCGGTTATGCGAAAGAGGGAGCTCTTTGGGATATGACGGATGCCTGGGAGAATTCTGAACTGAAAGCTTCCGGTCGTATCAATAATGAAGATTTGATCGAGAATCTATATATTGATGGAAAACTTTACGGTTTTACAACCGGTCGTGGAAATGGCTGCGTGACATACGTAAAACAGAAATGGCTGGACAACTGTAATTTGGAAGTTCCAACCACTTATGACGAGTATATTAATATGCTGAAAGCATTTACAGAAGGGGATCCGGACGGCAATGGTGTAGATGGCGACACCTATGGTTTATCCACAGCCGGCTTAATTGGCGAAGAAATACCTTATGTCAATTATCTTCCTGAATTTTATCAGGATGCATATCCGAGTTTCTATCAGAAAGAGGATGGAACTTGGGTGGACGGATTCACAGAAGACTCTATGAAAGAGGCAATTGAACGTCTGCGTGATGCTTATCAGGCTGGCTATATAGACAGAGAATCTCTTACGAATGGAACGAATGACTGCAGAACTAAGTTTTATGAGGACAAGTTTGGTGTGTTTACTTATTGGGCAGGCACCTGGGCTACCAACCTCAAGACAAACTTATTGGCAAACAATCGGGATGATAAATTGGTTGCAATTCCTCCGATTAAAGAGGTTGGAAAGTATCTGGAACGCCGTCCGTCGGTATTCGCAATTACTGCAGCATGCAAGAATCCGGAAGGCGTGTTTAAATATTTTATAGAAAATATGCTTGATGGCGGAGATATGCAGGTTCTGTGGACTTATGGTGTAGAAGGAACACACTGGTCGACAAAAGCAGAAACCGTATGTGGAAACACTTATGAAGAAGGTCAGTTCCATATGCTGGAAAGTATGGAAAAACCCGGAACTCAGTACACGAAGAATAACATCGATCCTATGCTTGCTATTGGAGATTTCAAAGAGAAAGATCCGGGAGCAGATCAGATCGCTCCGGAGGCGAAAGAATCTCAGGAGATGTTTAATGATAATTCCAAACTGGCACCAAACTTTTTCTCTACAGATGAGATGGGACAGTACAATGGAGATCTTACAACCTTGAAAAACACAATTATTGCCAATGTTGTAACACAAGGTTCAAGCATCGATGAGGAGTACAAACGCTTTAAGGACGAAGGCGGAGCTGAATGGTCGAAAAAGATCGTGGATTCTTTAAATAAGCTGAACAAATAA
- a CDS encoding ABC transporter permease has protein sequence MSKSKAAAGVPQKRKSDTRKRMYKYRGFYFMFLPVLIFTIVFHYLPMFGIGYAFTDYHGINKPTFVGLDNFRKMFAAPGFWTAFWNTLKLSIVKLILNTGAAVLISLLLNEIKNTAFKKTTQTIIYLPHFMSWVVTASVFTLILSPSGEGLVNSLLVHSGILKKGSEIYFMGNKKWWVPIFYIVNVWKDTGWGTIIFLATLSGISPELYEAATMDGAGRWNRMRYITLPALSNTIVTVLILNLAKVMNLFESVFVMQNDAVIKQSDVLQTYIYTQTFNSGALPNYGYTTAVGIVKSLVGCALVLVCNHLSKKTRGRGIV, from the coding sequence ATGAGCAAGAGCAAGGCGGCTGCAGGGGTACCACAAAAACGTAAGTCCGATACACGAAAGAGGATGTATAAGTATCGCGGCTTTTATTTTATGTTCCTGCCAGTTCTAATTTTCACCATTGTGTTCCATTACCTGCCGATGTTTGGAATCGGATATGCGTTTACGGACTACCATGGAATCAACAAACCGACATTTGTCGGATTGGACAACTTCAGAAAAATGTTCGCTGCACCGGGATTCTGGACAGCTTTCTGGAACACGTTGAAACTGAGTATTGTGAAACTGATTCTGAATACGGGAGCGGCAGTATTGATCTCCCTGCTGTTGAATGAGATCAAGAATACAGCATTTAAGAAGACAACACAGACAATTATTTACCTGCCGCACTTTATGTCATGGGTTGTCACAGCTTCTGTATTCACCCTGATTCTTTCCCCGTCAGGAGAAGGACTTGTAAACTCTTTGCTGGTTCATTCGGGAATATTGAAAAAGGGATCAGAAATCTATTTTATGGGGAATAAGAAATGGTGGGTACCGATTTTCTATATCGTAAATGTCTGGAAAGATACCGGATGGGGAACAATTATATTCCTTGCAACCTTGTCAGGCATCAGCCCCGAATTGTATGAAGCTGCTACGATGGATGGTGCAGGGCGTTGGAACAGAATGCGTTATATTACCCTGCCGGCACTCTCCAATACAATTGTAACCGTATTAATTCTGAACCTGGCTAAGGTTATGAACCTGTTTGAATCTGTATTCGTAATGCAAAACGATGCAGTAATCAAACAGTCCGATGTACTGCAGACCTATATTTATACACAGACCTTTAACAGCGGGGCACTGCCGAATTACGGTTATACAACTGCCGTTGGTATTGTAAAATCTCTGGTTGGCTGTGCACTGGTATTGGTTTGCAATCATCTGAGCAAGAAAACCCGCGGCCGCGGTATTGTATAG